tgggggttcagggtttttggggtatttttggggttcaggattttggggttcaggattTTGCGGTTcagggttttgggggttttggggttcaggggggtttgggggttcagggattttggggttcaggatttggagtttttggggttcaggtttttggggttcaggattttggggttcaggattTGGAGtattgggattttggggttcagggggattttggggttcagggtttttggggttcagtttttggggtttttggggttcagggtttgggggttcagggtttttggggttcagggttTCAGGATTTCGGGGGGCACGGCCTCCAGCACCCAGCGCAGGTacggggggtttgggggttcaggggggtttgggggttcagggttttggggtttttggggttcaggatttcagggttcagggggtttttggggttcaggcATTTCGGGGGGCACGGCCTCCAGCACCCAGCGCAGGTACGGGGGGTTCCCCTGAGCCACCGGCAGCGCCACCACCTCGGGCACCTCGTAGGGGTGACGGGacctgggggaccccaaaacccaactcaggcaccccaaaaaccccaaaaacccccccaGAATCTGccccaggaaccccaaaatccccccaaaaattgcCCTGggaatcccaaaaatcccccctaaaccctccctgggcacctcGTAGGGGTGACGGGacctgggggaccccaaaacccaactcaggtaccccaaaaacccaaataccccaaaatccccccagaaaCTGccccaggaaccccaaaatcccaaaaatccccccaaaaattgccctgggaaccccaaaatccccccctAAAATACCCTGGGGGGCCCCCCCTAATAACCGCAAGACCcctccaaatccccccaaaaaatccctgggaaccccaaaatccccccaggaccccccaaatcccccctgtccccccctgtccccccctgtccccccctgtccccccctgtccccaccgCACGAAGTCGCTGAGCGCCGGCACCCGGGAGCTGCGAGTCTTGATCATCTGGGGACACggtactggggatactggggatactggggacactggggacactggggacactggggacactggggacactggggatactggggatactggggatactggggatactggggatactggggacactggggacactggggatactggggatactggggatactggggacactggggatactggggatactggggatactggggacactggggacactggggatactggggatactggggacactggggacactggggacactggggatactggggatactggggatactggggacactggggatactggggatactggggatactggggacactggggacactggggatactggggacactggggatactggggatactggggacactggggacactggggacactggggacactggggacactggggatactggggatactggggacactggggatactggggatactggggacactgtactggggatactggggatactggggatactggggacactggggatactggggatactggggatactggggatactggggatactggggggattggggacattggggatactggggacactggggacactggggatactggggacactggggacactggggacactggggacactggggatacctggggggattggggacattggggatactggggacactggggacactggggatactggggacactggggacactggggacactggggacactggggacactggggacattggggacaccccagggacatttggggacatttggggacatcGGGGCCGTCactcaccagcagcacctcgCTGTCCTCCTCCAGCTTCCCCTGCCACGTGTAgctgagggacagaggggacagtggggacacccaggggacacccaggggacagtggggacacccaggggacacccaggggacattggggacagtggggacacccaggggacattggggacagaggggacagtggggacacccaggggacagtggggacacccaggggacacccaggggacattggggacagtggggacacccaggggacattggggacacccaggggacagtggggacagtggggacacccaggggacagtggggacagtggggacaccgaggggacaccgaggggacagtggggacacccaggggacagtggggacagtggggacagtggggacacccaggggacacccaggggacagtggggacacccaggggacattggggacagtggggacacccaggggacacccaggggacagtggggacaccgaggggacacccaggggacagtggggacacccaggggacagtggggacaatggggacactgagggcattggggacagtggggacattggggacacccaggggacaccgaggggacattggggacactgagggcattggggacaccgaggggacaTCAAGGGGACAGTGAGGAGatttgggacattggggacacccaggggacaccgaggggacactggggtgcCACCCCTCCCAACGTCCCCAAGGCCTTTAatcctccctgtgtccccagtgtcaccccagtgtcaccaatgtcaccccagtgtccccagatgtccccagggcccctccctcccctctgtcccccaatccccccaatcccccaatccctcctgtccccaatgtcctcccactgtccccacaatgtcccctctgtccccactgtcccctctgtcccctctgtcaccgctgtgtcccctctgtcccctctgtcccctctgtccccactgtccccaatccccccagtgtcccctctgtccccactgtcccctctgtcccctctgtccccactcACACCGAGGTGACCCCGGGCACGATGTTCACGCAGGCGGCCAAACGGTGCTGGAccagagccctgggacagggacagggacagggacagtgtcaccaaCTGTGTCACCAACAGTGTCACCAATCACCCCCTGTCACACCCCTATGGTGACAATGCCACCCTTGGGGACAATACCACCCCCTGGTGACAGTGGCACCCCCTGTCACCCCccagggacagtgccacccccaCTAtggtgacagtgccaccccctgtcacccccccggtgtcagtgccaccccctggggacagtgccaccccctgtcaccccccagggacagtgccaccccctggggacagtgccacccttggggacagtgccacccccCCGGTGTCAGTGCCacccccgctgtccccgctgtcaCCTCGCCAGCTCGGTGGCCACGCTCAGGTTGGGGCAGGTGACGAACGCGGCCGAGACGctgccggggccgcccccggaGTcacccccggtgtcccctctgGTGTCACCCCCGGTGCTGTTCCCGCGCGtgtcccccgctgtccccagggtgggcGTGGCCATGGGCGGGGCTCTCCGGCCCAGcgccggcagcagcagcagcgacaGCGCCTGCGGGACACGGCGACATGTCGCGATAGGGCAGCGCGTCGCGATATATCGGTGTCAGGACACCACGATACATCAGCACCGGTACGGCGCGATATAGGGGCGTGTCGCGACATATCGGCTTCGGTATGTCGCGATATGTCGGCACCAGTACGGCGGGATATAGGGGCGCGTCGCTATATATATAGGGGCACCGGTATATCGTGATAGAGGGGCGccggtatgtcgcgatataggggcgcgTCTCTATATATATAGGGGCACCGGCATGTCGCGATATGGGGCAccggtatgtcgcgatataggggcgcgTCTCTATATATATAGGGGCAGCGGTATATCGCGATATAGGGGCAccggtatgtcgcgatataggaACTCGTCTCTATATATGGGGGCACCGGcatgtcgcgatataggggcaccggtatgtcgcgatataggggcgcgTCCCTCTATATATATAGGGGCGCCGGTATATCGCGATATAGGGCAccggtatgtcgcgatataggggcgcgTCTCTATATATATAGGGGCGCCGGTATATCGCGATATAGGGGCACCGGTATGTCGTGATATAGGGACACCGGTCTatcgcgatataggggcgccagtatgtcgcgatata
The sequence above is drawn from the Oenanthe melanoleuca isolate GR-GAL-2019-014 unplaced genomic scaffold, OMel1.0 S203, whole genome shotgun sequence genome and encodes:
- the LOC130266764 gene encoding protein CutA homolog, giving the protein MTSRGGSRGGGGGASGARGAALSLLLLPALGRRAPPMATPTLGTAGDTRGNSTGGDTRGDTGGDSGGGPGSVSAAFVTCPNLSVATELARALVQHRLAACVNIVPGVTSVYTWQGKLEEDSEVLLMIKTRSSRVPALSDFVRSRHPYEVPEVVALPVAQGNPPYLRWVLEAVPEPQPCPPKS